The DNA window AATCATGTTACCCTAAACCATCATTCACTGTGGGTAACGCTCGTCTcatgtataaattgtaattcaaTGGTTTAGCACAGAACTGATGTTAACCACTATCCAcgctcacacacacacactcaccaACTACTCTACGCGCACTGCCCTCGACCTGTAACGAATATGTTCCAGATCTTGGTCATGTTtggattcttttttttttgtgcaAGGGCAACATGAAAGATGATATCAAACTATGACGCATTGCTGTTTTAAAATACACAGATCAAGCTATGGAATTTGTATATTCTTTAAAATAAACCAAGAACTCCTTCATGTAGCACAATTTGTTAACTCCACACTTTCGTCTCTTAAAAACATATCCTTCACTTAAAGCAACTTCAGACAACTAAAAAATAATGACAGAAATCCAACTTAACCACAAGTCAAAATTTCGACTGACTTCAAACGGCCCACTCCTATCGACTGATTTGTGAGTCTGCTTTTTCTGCGTTCTACAATCGATCGTCTTAAGCTGTTTCTCTTTTGAGCTTAAACTGGGAATATTCGTAATAGCATTTATTCATAATTCCATCTAAAGCTACCACTAAAACCGCAGAGATTTACACATACCCACAACGACTACAGTATACAAAGAAAAACTGAGCATTCAGTAAGCAAATAATGTGAATCAACAGCAAAAGTTTGTTGAAATGTGATTCAAACCACAGAAACGATCCACTTACTTTTCGGGATTGTCATTCTTTTCTTACTGGAGTCTAGTTTTTTAACATCAGAAGCTACAGTTCCAAGGGTCTATGTCAGCACAAGCTTATAGTGGAATTGtattaattttgttttcctAATTCAGTGTCAACTTTTAGGAAACTTTATCAAGTAACCGTTCGAGCTTTCGCATCTTCTGCAGTGATATGTGTTTTATACCCATCTGCattttaacgaaaaaaaaacctcaGGCTTTGAAATTTGTCATCTAAATAATCTGAAAACCAAGCTTCACAAGTGTACAAAAACTTACTTCACTCACTGCACTGCCTAAGTGGAAGACTGCCAATATCCAATCAAACACTTAAGCCACTTTATGTCTGATACGAAACTATCACCAATTACGTGCTATTTATAACGATTAAATATAATCAAATATTCGATAAATGACCAACCACCAAAAATTCACCACCAGCAATGCACCTGATGAATGCTAGTACTTCTCAAGATCACAGACCCAATCAGCAGGCAGTAGATAATGAATAAGTAATTACTATCCCGCGGGAGCGACTTTCAGCAGTGCTCCAATCAAGGTTCAACAATGAACTGACACTGATTTATGTCTCATGGCGGTAAATAACTCAATCGATTCCTTTCCACGAAGCCACACGCGCGCGAACTATGATCCACGAGGACACGGCGATAGCACTTACTCCGCCAAACAAACACGTCATACCAGCAGCAGTTTTGGAGCAACAGTGCGTTACAAGTGTCCTTTCGGCAGTCATCCAGCTGGATGCCAATCGGCTGATGTTGACTAACGATTTGTATATCGAGGATTCACGCGCTCCGTGGAGTCTGCGTACTTGTGAGAAAGGGAAATTTTTGTTCCCTCAACACAGAGCAGTGTGTCCTTTAGCCCAACCAGTGCGTGCCGTGTATCGGTACGGTCTGTCCGAGAACGGCGGGATTTAGGTAATAGTTATTCGAACATCATAATCTTACCTTTTCTACTTTGCGTCAGATGATTTATTACGCACGATGCGACCCAGAATGAAGCTGATGCTTATTAGCTTATAATTATTATTAACAGGGGCTTTTCTTCCAAATATTGAACCTAATCACATTAACTATTGTTTTCACGTACATGCGTGCTCACAATCAAACCGAAGACAAATAAATTAATTCTGAAAAGTAGAAATAGATGTGGAACGACGTTAGACTCTGTCTAAAGTATTGAACACAGCATGGCAGTTTGAAACATTTATCTTAAACATAAAAATTCAACTGACTAATTATTGTATTCCCTTTAATTGCACGGATATGTATATGCACGACGGTCGTCTAGTTTCCCAGGCAAACCGCTGATCCCATTAACCAGCCAACATATCTTTGAGCCTCAACTTGCAAGAACACAGTCCTTACTATCACTGTAATTGCAGCAAAAATAACCCACAAACAGAGGTCGATTGAGTTTAATTTCATCCAAAAGTGCCACTTTGCATACCACCACCCTAAGCAAAATCACGACCCTTTGTTTGCAGAGGATCGATTATGTGAGAAGCTATTAATTATATATTTTCCCTTCACCATCACCAGTAAACGAGAAAGGATTTCGTCgtatcaaacataaaacaaaactgaaaactaTTAAGTATATATCAATTTAGTTATCTTCATATCAACAGACCCAACCAGAGTAATGTTCAACAAAGTGCCTATTTATATTTTCCATGATACTGCTTCTCAAGCAACCGCCTTCGACGAAACAAATCATTGTATCGACAATTGCAACACGTGCAAACACCGACAGCTGACACCTTGTGGACATCGTCTGGTGATTTATGCGACAGCTATGAAATACAGATCTTGGTTTATATAGGTAGCCGAAAGCAAACAAAGCGGCAATGTAACGACGTCATGTGTGTTAATAAATACCGCACACTAATTTGACAGCAATTCATTGTCGGGTGCACTATCAGCCGCTGATAAAGTCTAGAAGAATGTTCCTAATATCTGTCAGAAACTTGTAACTCAACAATGTTCAATTTCTTTGCAGACAACTTATGATGGTCAAttgaacattttgaaaaaaataacttgATCTTCTCCGAATCCTTAGTCCGTATAATGTTGATTAAATTCGTGTTGTTTAGCGTAAATGGAAACAATGCTCCAAATATTAGATATATTGGAAGACAAAGGATGTAGCAATTGATATCGGCAATTTTGCCAGAGAAGAAAACGCCAACATACTGTTGCAAAACACAGTAGATTGAGATAACACATCGACCGATACAACACAACAATTATGTGGAATATTATTGACTGCTTTCATTTAGTGATTAGTATTCAAAAGACCGCTGAACGGTTAAGATGGATAGGTTGGTGCTGGTATCGATAGTAGCTGCAGTGTTGTGTTTGAGTTGGTCAACCGTCCAAGCCCAGTTAGATGGCAACAACTACCGACTGCCAAACAATAGCTACCCGTTGCGTTACGACCTCGAACTGACCACGTACATACACGAGGACGGCAGCGATCGACAGTTTCGCTTCGATGGACGAGTCAAAATGCAAATATTTGTAAaggatgaacgaaacagcactATAACGGTGCACTATCGCTTGATCACAATCACCCACGTTAaattatggtcctttttcggcaaTGGAACCGAAAACGTGCTTTTGAATGATAATAGCAGCTTTACGTTAGATCCTGTAAGGGAATTTGTGACAGTGACACCACCAGGTGTTGATCTAAAAGGGACATACTTCCTCGAGTTTGAATACAACGGTGAACTGCGAGAAGACAATGCTGGATTCTATCGATCTTCATACGTGGATGACGAAGGGAAGATTCGTTGGCTTGCCACGACACAGTTTTCGTCAACAGACGCACGTCATGCTTTTCCATGTTACGACGAGCCTGGAATACGAGCTCCGATCGAACTAACGGTTATTCATGGTGAACAATATACTGTTCTTTCTAATAACCTTCCATTAAGTAGTGAACCTGGGTAAGTGCCTGTGAAAGAATAATGAATTAATGAGTTATAACagtaacatacatacataatcaTTTATATATGAGAACAGTAGACATATGTTGTACAAACAAAATTGGGACACAATCACCAAGAGTTAATGGagacaatcttgcaaaacaaacaaaaaataatcaaacctTTCCACGTTATCTCAAACAGACCAATTGAGGGTTACGTCAAAACTGTATTCAACGATACGCCCGTCATGCAACCTTATCTACTGGGGATTATTGTCAGCGATTTTGTATCAGTCTCATCAGAACTCTATCCCCGCCAGAGCATCTTTGCTCGGTATAATGCTATTCGGAATGGCGAAGGAGACTTTATTTTGGAAGCTGGATATAAAATCCTAAACGTACTGGAACAGTTCTTGGAAACAAACTATGCTTTACCAAAGATTTATCAGGTGGCTGTTCCAGATTTTGCTGCTGGTGCGATGGAAAACTATGGATTAGTAAATCGTGTCTAGTGTTGATTTGAATCCACAATTACATCTTAATCCTTACAGGTAACATACAAAGAAGAGAATTTTTTCTACAACGAACATTCTTCGCCGATGAAGCAGAAACATGCTATTGCTACCGTTGTTGGTCACGAATTCGGCCATCAATACTTTGGAAATATGGTCTCCCCGTCATGGTGGAGCTACCTTTGGATGAAGGAAGGTTTCGCTAGATACTTTGAATATCTTGCCTCAGATCTGGCATATCCGGAACTGCGAATAGGCGAAACCTATTCAGTTCAAAAAATGCAgaatgcatttgatttggacTCCCTAGGATCCTCTCGTCCAATGACTTATTACGTCAATACTCAATCAGAAATCGCTAACATTTTCGATAACATTGCGTACGATAAAGGTAGTTATCAGCTTGGTTATGATTCACCCTAATTACATACCTATAATTTCTCCTTACGTCATCAACAGGTGGATCAATAATGCGAATGTTTCAGCATGCTTTTGGATTAGAAAATTTTCGACAAGCGTTGATAGGCTATCTTCGAGTAAAAGCATTTCAAGGAGCACAACCAAAAGACTTCGCCGATGCCATTCAAAAAGCTATCGACAATGCTTCCGATATAGCGCTTCCAGTAAATATAACTGCTTTAGATATCCTAAAGTCATGGACCGAACAAAGTGGCTATCCGGTTCTACACGTGTCAAGAAGTCTGGATTTACGTATACATTTAACACAGGAGCGGTACCTTCTCAAATCTATAGACACTACTGGATCTACGTGGATATTGCCCTACAACTTTGCAACAACTAAACATCCCAATTTTGCTACAACGTCGAACACAAGGTGGCTAATAACCAGCAGTATCACACTTCCAGCAGAAGATTGGGCATCCTCGGATTGGATAATTTTCAACAAACAGCAAACTGGATACTATAGGGTAAATTACGATGAACGTCTCTGGAATCTGATAACAACACAATTACACCGTAACGTTTCAACCATTGACAACATGAACCGAGCGCAGTTGATTGATGATTCGATGAATCTAGCCCGATCCGGCCGTTTAGGATACGATACCGCCTTACGACTCATCTCATATCTCACACATGAACGAGATTACGTCCCATGGGCAGCTGCCAACAGAAATCTAGCTGTACTGATGCGCCTCTTTTCAGGATCATCTCAGTTGCACTTGCTGAAAAGATATCTCCTATCAGTGATCAATCCGGTATTCGTGGACCTTGGTTTAGAAACGCAACCCAACGATGATCTTTTCACACGCCAAGCAAGAGAACTCGCAGCTACATGGGCTTGCTCGCTATGTTCCGAGGAGTGCCTCAACACAACAGCTGAAATCGTAATGAAGTCGGTAGGATCATCCAATATCCCAGTTGATCCGGATCTTCGTGGTGTGATATATTGCCACGGAATCAAGAAGGCTGATAGAGAAGTTTTTCTAGAAGTTTGGAGCCGAATGCAGACCTCACAAGATCAATTGTTCCGCACGGATTTGATTCATGCGCTCGGGTGCACTCAAAACAATGAGCTAAAGCTACTCTTGCTCAACACTTCCATAGCAGATGATGCAGAAAGTTTAAAATATTTTGGCCAAGAACGAGAGCGGATCTTTACCGCTGTTTACTCGAATGATAAAAAAGGGACAGAGATAGCGTTGCAGTTTTTTGCAGACAACATATGGAAAATTAATGAATTGTATGTGTAAATAGTACTtaaattaagagaaaaattatcaaaattattttcagatATAACAAGGGTAACTTTGGAGGACGCGCCATTGGAGCAGCGATAACAGGTTTGGCAAAATTCATTGTTGATAATGAATTAAATACTCAGTTCCAGCAGCTCATTGATCAGCTTTCCAAGGCTGGTCTACTGCGTGATACTGATATTCTAAGGGCTCTGGAGCAATCTAGTGAAAATCTACAATGGGTCGAAACAAAGGGAAGAGAAATTGAAGAGTGGTTACAGGCTTTCTATCCGGCACCAACAACGGAAGAACCGACAACTATTACCGAGACTGAAACCACCGAGACACAAACCACGTCAACCACTACAACCACAAGTATTACTCCGTCGACATCCACAACATCCGCGCCAACAAAAACCACAACGATTACAACTACAACGACGACAGTGGCTGCAAGTTCAACCGTAACAACCACACATCAAGCGGAATCAACTGCTACAACTGCGCCCACAAGTACGGCAAGTATTACTGAACTTGAAACTACAAGTACTACAGTAACATCAAACGTGGAAACAACCACTGAACATGATGATGGAGCGAGTGGAACGTTGCTATCCATTTCAGCgttggtgttttcagttttggtTAGTTCTATTATTTGAAATTTAGAATTCGTGCAATAAATACAGAATGAAATATGTTGTGTAAAACCAAAACTCAACCCAACCAAAGCTCTAACGCGCCCTGCATAACATTGTCAAAcagttttaagaaaaaaaatagtgtaaattgaaGTTCAAGAACTGTAAATACCGACAGAAATCgaagataaaaaataaacatgcaCGGCTAATAAACTACAATGTATGGAAAATTACTATTTCGAAATTTCTTGTTTAGCAGAATCAAGACTTCTCTAGTCTCAGGTTTAGGACTGTCAATCTTTTTATCCACTACATCATTGTATAAGGAATATGATAACAGAGTTAATGCCGTGAACATAATTATCCCCATAAGGTAATATTCTTATGACAGGTTTATCAACCTGTCCAATCAAGCCAACCAATTCGTACTTAATTCCTATACTATCGAATGGCATTGAAATTCATCTACCTATTAATCAATATCAAACTAAAACCCAAAAATCCACTCTTTCCTTTCAAAATGGTTATTCAATCAAGCCACTATAGGGAAAAATATCTTTCTGAGAGGAACTCTTTTCTGTCAACTCTTGATAACAGCCCTAGATAAGATATTGACTGATACACCGAGATGACTTCGTTCAACAGAAAATCAGTGCCGCTACTGAAGGAAGAAATCAGTTGCTCTGTAATTGCCTATCTACAAAGATgtggaaaaaattaagtctGTTAGTACTTTTTCTAGTTAACTATGCCTTTTCTGGTGTACCATTACTGAACAGACAACTAACAGCAACCACCAGGCACGATACGATCGAATACGGATATCGACTTCCAAATACAACTTTACCTCTAAAGTATGACATCGAGCTAACAACGCATGTCCACGATAATACGAATCCAAACCAGTTTGACTTTGAAGGGAAAGTCCTAATTTCGCTGCAGATTTTGGAAGAGAATATAACAAATATCACATTACACTACCGCCAAACTACGATAACGCACGTAAAACTGAGCGAAGCTAATGGAACAGTGATCATTGACGATGATTCAAGTTTCTCAACAATCGAGGATTTAGAGTTCTTAGTTATCAATGCTCCAGTCGCATTAAATCCTGTAGTACATTTGCTGGAGATTGAGTATCATGGAGTGTTACGTACTGACAACGGTGGATTTTATCGATCATCCTACACGAATGCTAATGGAGATACTAGATGGATCGCAACCACACAGTTCGAATCAACCGATGCTAGGCATGCATTCCCTTGCTATGACGAACCCAGTATTCGAGCGCCGATTTCACTGAAGTTAACACATGGAAGCACTTATTACGCTATTTCGAATATGCCCATCAAATCAATCAGGTAAGCGAAATGCAAACATACTTATAATTCCATTTCGAATCAAAGTTTTCAAATTTACAGCGTTATTGCAAACTACACAACAACTGAATTCCACGAGACCCTTTCAATGCAAACCTATCTTCTAGCATTTGTTGTATCCGATTTTGACAATGTCAGTGACTACAATAATGATCAATCGGTATATGCTATTCCAACGGCTATTGCTAACGGCGATCTTGATTTTGCCCTGCAAACAGGAGTTAAAATAATCCATGCTTTGGAAGATTTCCTTCAGGTGAACTATAGTTTCCCAAAACTAGATCAAATCGCCATTCCGGACTTTGCTGCGGGTGCTATGGAAAATTGGGGTCTTGTGACCTACCGCGAAGAAATTCTTCTCTACAATTCTTCTAAATCGCCAATGAGCCAACTGAAACGAACCGCTGCTATTATTGCCCACGAATACGGCCATCAGTTTTTCGGTAATTTGGTCTCACCTGCTTGGTGGAGTTACCTATGGTTAAACGAAGGGTTCGCCACTCTTTTGGAATACTTAGCTTCGGACAAAGTGTATCCGGAGTTACATATTCAAGATATGTTCAACATCGAAGCAGTGCAAACAGCATTTCAATCAGACGCACTAGAATCCACTCGAGCAATGAATAGCTATGTCGAAACACCAGTCGCTATCTCCGAATTGTTCGATGATATCGCCTATCAAAAATGTGAGTATATGACAATACAATATATAATGCACGTATGTACTATCTGCTATCTAATTTGACAGCCGGATCCGTTTTGCGACAGCTTCAACATGCTTTCGGCGATTCAGTTTTTCGTACTGGACTTAAATATTATTTGGAGGAGAAACAATTCCAATCAGCTACTCCAGATGACCTGGCTTTCGGACTTCAACGAGCAGTAGAAGAAACGAATGCACTCTCTCCCGAAATCACGGTACTGAATATATTGAATTCATGGGCCAATCAAGAAGGTTATCCGGTTCTGCACATTAATCGCGACACTACTGGTGTTATCAACATTCGCCAGGAGCGCTATTTGTTGAAGAACTCCGAACAAGGCACCAACATGACTTGGTACGTTCCATACAACGTGGCGACTCGACAAGATGATGATTTCTCTTCCACCCTACCACTAAATTGGCTGGTTGGAGACGCCGACGAAATACGCCCAACAACGTCACTGAATTGGAACAACGATGATTGGGTAATTTTTAACAAACAGCAAACAGGCTACTATAGAGTCAATTATGATGATAATCTGTGGCATCTGATAAGTCAAGAACTTCGTCAGGGAAACCACACAGTCATCCATCACTTGAATCGAGCACAGTTGATTGATGATTCTTTGAATCTTGCCCGATCTGGACACATCAAATATGATATCGCTTTGCAATTGATTCAATATCTTGCCCATGAAGCAGAATACATTCCTTGGGCTTCAGCGAACAATGGACTGACATATCTTAATCGAATGCTCTCAGGATCCTCAAAATATGATCTATTCAAGAAATACGTTTGGAATATAATCGAATCACCCTTCCATAAACTTGGACTATCAAACAAAGCTATTGAATCTCATTTCGATAAACTAACGCGCAACATATTAGTGAATTGGGCTTGTTTAGTAGACTCGGATGAATGTTTAGCACAAACAAGTGCATTGCTTTCCGATGTAGTTTCTAATATAACTAATGACGTCGATCCGAATCTCAAAGGTGTAGTTTACTGTAATGGATTGCGGAACGCTGATCGGGATACATTCCTTTACGTGTGGGATCGCATGCAAAAATCTCAAGATCCGGCCGAGAGATCTTTACTAACGACCGCACTGGGATGTTCACAAAACGCTGAATTGCTAACTGTATTCCTGGAAACTTCCTTAGATGAAACCGGTGACGCTAATTATCGAGGACAGGAACGAGCACGAGTATTTAGTTCCGTTTACACCAATGGGAAGGTTGGGTTGGAAACAGGTATCAAATTTCtggcagagaatgcgcaaacCATCGATAGGTTGTACAACGGAGGAAGCTTCGGAGGTCGAGCTATAGGGGCAGCCATCACAGGAATGGCTCGGCGAATCGTCACCAAGGAGCAAAACGATGAGGTAATGATTCATTTATAGAGCGAAGTGCGTATTAAATTTCTAATGGAATAATATTTTCAGTTCGAAGCATTAATCGCAAAACTGGTGGCTGATGACTATTTGAACGAAGGTGAAATAGCAACAGCCAGGGAACTATCTAATGAAAATATTATTTGGGCAAACAAAAATTTCGGAATAATTGAGAGTTGGCTTAATAAGAATGTTCG is part of the Topomyia yanbarensis strain Yona2022 chromosome 1, ASM3024719v1, whole genome shotgun sequence genome and encodes:
- the LOC131693281 gene encoding uncharacterized protein LOC131693281, translated to MDRLVLVSIVAAVLCLSWSTVQAQLDGNNYRLPNNSYPLRYDLELTTYIHEDGSDRQFRFDGRVKMQIFVKDERNSTITVHYRLITITHVKLWSFFGNGTENVLLNDNSSFTLDPVREFVTVTPPGVDLKGTYFLEFEYNGELREDNAGFYRSSYVDDEGKIRWLATTQFSSTDARHAFPCYDEPGIRAPIELTVIHGEQYTVLSNNLPLSSEPGPIEGYVKTVFNDTPVMQPYLLGIIVSDFVSVSSELYPRQSIFARYNAIRNGEGDFILEAGYKILNVLEQFLETNYALPKIYQVAVPDFAAGAMENYGLVTYKEENFFYNEHSSPMKQKHAIATVVGHEFGHQYFGNMVSPSWWSYLWMKEGFARYFEYLASDLAYPELRIGETYSVQKMQNAFDLDSLGSSRPMTYYVNTQSEIANIFDNIAYDKGGSIMRMFQHAFGLENFRQALIGYLRVKAFQGAQPKDFADAIQKAIDNASDIALPVNITALDILKSWTEQSGYPVLHVSRSLDLRIHLTQERYLLKSIDTTGSTWILPYNFATTKHPNFATTSNTRWLITSSITLPAEDWASSDWIIFNKQQTGYYRVNYDERLWNLITTQLHRNVSTIDNMNRAQLIDDSMNLARSGRLGYDTALRLISYLTHERDYVPWAAANRNLAVLMRLFSGSSQLHLLKRYLLSVINPVFVDLGLETQPNDDLFTRQARELAATWACSLCSEECLNTTAEIVMKSVGSSNIPVDPDLRGVIYCHGIKKADREVFLEVWSRMQTSQDQLFRTDLIHALGCTQNNELKLLLLNTSIADDAESLKYFGQERERIFTAVYSNDKKGTEIALQFFADNIWKINELYNKGNFGGRAIGAAITGLAKFIVDNELNTQFQQLIDQLSKAGLLRDTDILRALEQSSENLQWVETKGREIEEWLQAFYPAPTTEEPTTITETETTETQTTSTTTTTSITPSTSTTSAPTKTTTITTTTTTVAASSTVTTTHQAESTATTAPTSTASITELETTSTTVTSNVETTTEHDDGASGTLLSISALVFSVLVSSIIKISAATEGRNQLLCNCLSTKMWKKLSLLVLFLVNYAFSGVPLLNRQLTATTRHDTIEYGYRLPNTTLPLKYDIELTTHVHDNTNPNQFDFEGKVLISLQILEENITNITLHYRQTTITHVKLSEANGTVIIDDDSSFSTIEDLEFLVINAPVALNPVVHLLEIEYHGVLRTDNGGFYRSSYTNANGDTRWIATTQFESTDARHAFPCYDEPSIRAPISLKLTHGSTYYAISNMPIKSISVIANYTTTEFHETLSMQTYLLAFVVSDFDNVSDYNNDQSVYAIPTAIANGDLDFALQTGVKIIHALEDFLQVNYSFPKLDQIAIPDFAAGAMENWGLVTYREEILLYNSSKSPMSQLKRTAAIIAHEYGHQFFGNLVSPAWWSYLWLNEGFATLLEYLASDKVYPELHIQDMFNIEAVQTAFQSDALESTRAMNSYVETPVAISELFDDIAYQKSGSVLRQLQHAFGDSVFRTGLKYYLEEKQFQSATPDDLAFGLQRAVEETNALSPEITVLNILNSWANQEGYPVLHINRDTTGVINIRQERYLLKNSEQGTNMTWYVPYNVATRQDDDFSSTLPLNWLVGDADEIRPTTSLNWNNDDWVIFNKQQTGYYRVNYDDNLWHLISQELRQGNHTVIHHLNRAQLIDDSLNLARSGHIKYDIALQLIQYLAHEAEYIPWASANNGLTYLNRMLSGSSKYDLFKKYVWNIIESPFHKLGLSNKAIESHFDKLTRNILVNWACLVDSDECLAQTSALLSDVVSNITNDVDPNLKGVVYCNGLRNADRDTFLYVWDRMQKSQDPAERSLLTTALGCSQNAELLTVFLETSLDETGDANYRGQERARVFSSVYTNGKVGLETGIKFLAENAQTIDRLYNGGSFGGRAIGAAITGMARRIVTKEQNDEFEALIAKLVADDYLNEGEIATARELSNENIIWANKNFGIIESWLNKNVRSSAMALSISLVVLSTTFTINLLFCTKKAVPNQFSRESRTIRMIALNSVFLCGLALAASIVAAERPLSKMADVEPPLIAPEMVEQNGDFAPFQDVDDSYRLPKTSIPTHYEVQLSTEIHTGNRNFGGSVLIHLTVLEATNDIVVHHRGLVVQTAKLVSVPSAGGNPVQLNDPQWTYDSRVEQLTFTSDSLLNPGNYQLTITFNGRLSNNEDGFYISSYTDDTGSTKYLATTQFESTSARMAFPCYDEPDLKATFVIRIIHHNSYSARSNMKFTTQSAGDLTVTTFSTTPVMSTYLLAFVVSDFVSLGDERHSVYARPNAIDEVQFAVEAGNKILGVLNTHIGIDYYDHMPEMKQFAIPDFAAGAMENWGLVTYREQYLLFNPALSTYRTKTNIATVIAHEYAHQWFGNLVSPQWWEYIWLNEGFATLYEYYAAHLAYPSEQYWELFNPQVIQAAMVPDGLDSTRPMTWNAATPTEIARLFDRVAYPKSGSVLNMMRHVLGEENWTAGLKNYLLERQFKGANVEHLHTGLQAAIEGKNILPTGVTIKQIMDSWTTEKGYPVISVRRSYDSGDIIISQERFISDRKVPNTNVWMIPYNYVLQSAANFDDLHSYDWLSTKAARLKANVPDNEWIIFNKQQVGFYRVNYDTKNWELIIDALNKNHESIHRLNRAQLIDDAYWLARSGRLDFEIVMNLITYMKNEKDYAPWAAANNVLSYFNSKLRGTPAYDDFLVMVRNLIGNVYSTLTIDSVSNTETLLHKYLKQTISTWACIAGDTSCLERTKDALTNEAVKGTMVHPDIASVVYCYGLRDAGETEFVYLYKRIYPTQNWAFRTMIIDSLGCSQNKDFLKAFLETAIGGSGAGVEINYKSSERTRIVQSVYSGGRAGIEALTEFLMDPNMLNDFISKLGINTLNNAISNIASRTSTEQELEQLNALLTSLGLYISQETAAAALATVQTNMDWHGSYEGMLTTNFINEYAESVDQDTTLTTGEVTTTTPGTTTTSDVTTTTAQTTTADPGGAATIAVSVTLLFATILISLLK